One genomic segment of Gottschalkia acidurici 9a includes these proteins:
- a CDS encoding TraX family protein yields the protein MKEKGLTGFQLKIIGLILMIFDHIYSLFGAIGNIPVVFKWAGRIVAPIFIFMTVEGYVHTRNKKKYMLRLYLASVLMSIGNDLVYKYFSRADGAILSNNIFATLFLITLYLCIIDFIKNAMNKKSTLKIALGVVLLILPIALSVAFIILMSNMSNISILSYLMRLIPLPILVEGGPLFILIGIFMYLLRENRKNVFIVYTIMSLALMFTGELSIKTILFNNYQWMMVFAAPLMHLYNGQKGRGMKYLFYIFYPAHIYIFYIASSLMMKR from the coding sequence ATGAAAGAAAAAGGACTTACGGGATTTCAATTAAAGATAATAGGACTAATACTTATGATATTTGATCATATTTACTCGCTTTTTGGAGCTATAGGCAATATACCTGTAGTTTTTAAATGGGCAGGAAGAATAGTAGCACCTATATTTATATTTATGACAGTAGAGGGGTATGTGCATACCAGAAATAAGAAAAAATATATGCTTAGACTTTATTTAGCATCAGTTTTAATGAGTATAGGAAATGATTTAGTTTATAAATACTTTAGTAGAGCAGATGGTGCAATATTATCAAATAATATATTTGCTACTTTATTTTTAATTACTTTGTATTTATGTATTATAGATTTTATTAAAAATGCTATGAACAAAAAAAGCACTTTGAAGATAGCTTTAGGTGTAGTATTACTCATATTACCTATAGCTTTGTCAGTAGCTTTTATCATTCTTATGAGCAATATGAGTAACATAAGCATTTTATCATATTTAATGCGTTTAATTCCATTACCTATTCTTGTTGAAGGTGGACCATTGTTTATACTTATAGGTATATTCATGTATTTATTAAGAGAAAACAGAAAGAACGTATTTATAGTATACACGATAATGAGTTTAGCTCTTATGTTTACAGGCGAATTAAGTATTAAAACAATTCTATTTAATAATTATCAGTGGATGATGGTTTTCGCAGCACCACTAATGCATTTGTATAATGGTCAAAAAGGAAGAGGAATGAAGTATTTATTCTATATTTTCTATCCAGCTCACATTTATATTTTTTACATTGCTTCAAGCTTAATGATGAAGAGATAA
- a CDS encoding helix-turn-helix domain-containing protein, whose protein sequence is MKKKDLDIQIGLRVRAKREELKLSREKLAEIIDVSPQFLAQIELGRRGMSSATLYKVCNSLSASADYIVLGKKGSNDLSVFNEMLSNLDPKYLPYAEDLLKTFILAINK, encoded by the coding sequence ATGAAAAAGAAAGATTTAGATATACAGATTGGACTTCGTGTCCGAGCTAAAAGAGAAGAACTAAAATTAAGTAGAGAGAAGCTCGCAGAAATCATTGATGTATCCCCACAATTTCTTGCACAAATTGAGCTTGGTAGAAGAGGTATGTCCTCAGCCACACTTTATAAAGTATGTAACTCTTTAAGCGCGTCAGCTGATTATATTGTTCTGGGCAAAAAAGGAAGCAACGATTTGTCTGTATTCAATGAAATGTTATCAAACCTTGACCCTAAATATCTCCCTTATGCAGAAGACCTATTAAAAACATTTATACTTGCAATTAACAAATAA
- a CDS encoding ABC transporter ATP-binding protein: protein MSNNILEVKNLRKEFTLSKDRKIKAVKGISFDVRRGEVFGFLGPNGAGKSTTISMLTTQKEATSGDILIDGESLVKNPAHARRKIGVVAQHNNLDRGLTARENLIYHAKYFGIDNVTANKRADEYLEKFGLTDRQHDYVRSYSGGMAQRLKIARAIMHNPDILFLDEPTTGLDPSYRTILWEQMLALNKAGTTIFLTTHYMEEPEKLCDRIAIVDQGELKGIGTADELKALIPTNNIVTIKLAELKNDFVKKAKTLPDVKNAVIQNGLLLLYMKNEHPDFNNILEWVKTLNTSLQNISLSTSTLDDVFIHLTGKGSVGNGESK, encoded by the coding sequence ATGTCAAACAATATTTTGGAAGTAAAAAATTTAAGAAAAGAATTTACATTAAGTAAAGATCGAAAGATCAAAGCAGTTAAAGGCATAAGCTTTGATGTAAGACGAGGAGAGGTATTTGGATTTTTAGGACCAAATGGTGCAGGAAAAAGTACTACTATAAGTATGCTTACAACACAGAAAGAGGCTACATCTGGTGATATTCTTATTGATGGAGAATCTTTAGTGAAAAATCCAGCTCATGCCCGTAGAAAGATTGGTGTCGTAGCTCAACATAATAACTTAGATAGAGGATTAACTGCACGAGAAAATCTTATATACCATGCGAAATATTTTGGAATAGATAATGTAACTGCAAATAAAAGAGCTGATGAATATCTTGAAAAGTTTGGTCTAACAGATCGTCAACATGATTATGTTAGAAGTTATTCTGGTGGAATGGCACAACGATTAAAGATTGCAAGAGCAATTATGCATAATCCTGATATCTTGTTTCTAGATGAACCGACAACTGGTTTAGATCCTAGCTACAGAACTATTTTATGGGAACAAATGTTAGCTTTAAACAAAGCAGGTACAACTATATTTTTAACAACTCACTATATGGAAGAGCCTGAGAAATTATGCGATAGAATTGCAATAGTTGATCAGGGAGAGCTAAAGGGAATTGGTACTGCTGATGAATTGAAGGCTTTAATTCCTACTAACAATATAGTAACTATAAAATTAGCTGAATTGAAAAACGATTTTGTGAAAAAGGCTAAAACATTACCAGATGTTAAAAATGCTGTTATTCAAAATGGATTATTGCTTCTATATATGAAAAATGAACATCCTGATTTCAATAACATTCTTGAATGGGTAAAAACACTAAATACTTCATTACAAAATATAAGCTTAAGTACAAGTACACTTGATGATGTGTTTATTCACTTAACTGGAAAGGGGAGTGTAGGCAATGGCGAAAGTAAATAA
- a CDS encoding ABC transporter permease, which yields MAKVNNDKKYKNVTWTSFKTMVKRDLVIQARDKWEFVFRVAMLPFILILAYGYILPKIGLVPSTFPTQMFSGMVGMSMIVTGIHGTGVPLTMDFNNSREIEDRLMAPVNIRTVALAKMFVGIIESWIGGLIVLPFSLILMGSSLDVTINLENILILIPILLLTSIASATLGLLVGTIIKPMQIAAMFPGFLMPMVFLGAIFFSWSDLSATPIIQKLVLINPLVYVNEALRSILTPQIPHMPLQFSTLGIVLSILIMGYFGGKRFMRMAKGA from the coding sequence ATGGCGAAAGTAAATAATGATAAGAAATATAAAAATGTGACATGGACGTCTTTTAAAACAATGGTTAAACGAGACTTAGTAATACAGGCTCGCGATAAGTGGGAGTTTGTTTTTCGTGTGGCAATGCTACCATTCATACTGATATTAGCATACGGATATATACTACCAAAGATAGGTTTAGTACCAAGCACATTTCCAACTCAAATGTTCTCAGGAATGGTTGGAATGAGTATGATTGTTACAGGAATACATGGTACTGGAGTTCCTCTTACAATGGATTTTAATAACTCTAGGGAGATAGAAGATAGACTGATGGCTCCAGTTAATATTAGAACAGTTGCACTAGCAAAAATGTTTGTAGGTATTATAGAATCTTGGATTGGTGGATTAATAGTACTACCTTTTTCTTTAATTCTAATGGGAAGTTCTTTAGACGTTACAATAAACCTTGAAAATATTCTAATCCTAATTCCTATATTATTGCTTACATCTATTGCATCAGCAACATTAGGACTACTGGTAGGAACTATTATTAAGCCAATGCAAATTGCAGCTATGTTTCCGGGTTTCTTAATGCCAATGGTATTTTTAGGAGCTATATTCTTCTCTTGGAGTGACTTAAGTGCAACACCAATTATTCAGAAGTTGGTATTAATTAATCCTTTAGTATATGTAAATGAAGCTTTAAGGTCAATATTGACTCCACAAATACCTCATATGCCATTACAATTTAGTACTTTAGGTATAGTTCTAAGTATCTTAATTATGGGGTATTTTGGAGGAAAAAGATTTATGAGAATGGCCAAAGGAGCTTAA
- a CDS encoding GGDEF domain-containing protein, giving the protein MEEYYEKLKEIEPVDKLFDYIRIIDIKDKSVFYEQRINSSLISVPPFVYKKRQELYNNCIARNKAIYQVEQEGQLLLLFAVLPVSIDKEKLVMECIANITGRITINGSLDESANALNNAYRLSVTDELTGLYNRRYINHTLPLDIADCVNQEIPLSVLFTDLDYFKEINDDYGHSAGDYFLYEFAIELRKNIRKDVDWIARYGGDEFLLCLIGVNNSKAKTIADQIRKSIEQKIFVYDGNEIKTTCSIGVYTLSQFHDLPTSDYILKEVDNHLYKAKKSGRNKVM; this is encoded by the coding sequence ATGGAAGAATATTATGAAAAATTGAAGGAGATAGAGCCTGTTGACAAACTGTTTGATTATATACGCATTATAGATATTAAAGATAAAAGTGTATTTTATGAACAGCGTATAAATTCTTCTTTAATTTCTGTTCCACCATTTGTTTATAAAAAAAGACAGGAGTTATATAACAATTGTATTGCAAGAAACAAAGCCATTTATCAAGTTGAACAAGAGGGACAGCTTTTACTGCTTTTTGCAGTACTACCTGTTAGCATAGATAAAGAGAAGCTTGTTATGGAGTGCATAGCTAATATAACTGGAAGGATAACAATAAATGGATCGTTAGATGAAAGTGCTAATGCTTTGAATAACGCATATAGGTTATCTGTTACTGATGAATTGACAGGATTATATAACCGAAGATATATTAACCATACTCTACCACTTGATATTGCTGACTGTGTTAATCAGGAGATACCCTTGTCAGTGCTATTTACAGATTTAGATTATTTCAAAGAAATCAACGATGACTATGGTCATTCAGCAGGAGACTATTTTTTATATGAGTTTGCAATAGAGTTGAGGAAAAACATTCGTAAGGATGTGGATTGGATAGCACGTTACGGTGGAGATGAATTTTTACTGTGCCTAATAGGAGTAAACAACTCAAAAGCAAAAACAATTGCGGATCAGATCAGAAAATCCATAGAGCAAAAAATCTTTGTCTATGATGGAAATGAAATAAAGACAACTTGTAGTATTGGAGTCTATACACTCAGTCAATTTCATGATCTTCCTACTTCTGACTATATTTTAAAAGAAGTTGATAATCATCTTTATAAGGCAAAAAAATCAGGAAGAAACAAAGTCATGTAA
- a CDS encoding ABC transporter permease has translation MSTLIKSELRKMLFKKSILITWIASLLLGSLLVHNGTSSEVYADIFSKSYGYAPIIGLIMFMILSGSYTLEYDSNMRDLINTTKNGKKKLVMAKGIGSGIATSIVNLSIVITIYLSGLIKTNFKNLEMPLKNLWYFKGIDSDLNVLEMMIIVSITVVLGSFFFSQLGLYLSSISKSASVPFIFGGLIMGIPYVLGGLLPSKIVVMTPLWGMMSSQLIKDKASIGIILMQGIVFIAGYLIFPKLTYDAFTEEGRR, from the coding sequence ATGAGCACACTTATAAAATCAGAATTAAGAAAGATGCTATTTAAGAAAAGTATCTTAATAACTTGGATAGCATCGTTGCTGTTAGGGTCATTACTAGTTCACAATGGTACTTCAAGTGAAGTCTATGCAGATATTTTTTCTAAAAGTTATGGGTATGCACCGATAATTGGGTTAATTATGTTCATGATTTTATCTGGATCATATACTCTAGAATATGATTCAAACATGAGAGATTTAATAAATACTACGAAGAACGGAAAGAAAAAATTAGTTATGGCTAAAGGAATAGGATCTGGTATAGCAACATCTATAGTAAACTTATCTATCGTAATTACAATATATTTAAGTGGTCTTATAAAAACAAATTTTAAAAATTTAGAAATGCCATTAAAAAATCTTTGGTATTTTAAAGGGATAGACTCAGATTTAAATGTACTAGAAATGATGATCATAGTAAGCATTACAGTAGTTTTAGGATCTTTTTTCTTTTCACAGTTAGGACTGTATTTGTCATCTATAAGTAAGTCTGCTTCTGTACCATTTATCTTCGGTGGTTTAATCATGGGAATACCGTATGTATTGGGAGGGCTCTTACCTAGCAAAATTGTTGTTATGACTCCATTATGGGGAATGATGTCTTCCCAGTTAATAAAGGACAAAGCAAGTATAGGAATAATATTAATGCAAGGGATTGTGTTTATAGCAGGATATTTAATCTTCCCTAAGCTAACGTATGATGCATTTACTGAAGAAGGAAGAAGATAA
- a CDS encoding membrane protein → MITWEIKKILKSRNGIIALVLFFILSVSMVFMKPQTGDINNYGNENYQSVQDGNRKTITVQEQFEMKVEQLRELSKTEVKDDVSKDIKEISSKKLSAIESNEYKDVKFWKVFNHRMSHPFMMFIMLVIITIVFSNIYTDEVVSNVDDLILSSRNKSKALYSKLALSIGIPAVLYIVHLVTQFIITYIQYGKPINGDLQAIRIVDNIILLKDAYTINEFILLKIGIILIILMTLGVVASLFSFITKNSIQSTSGFLIFVILGKLITLVKVLPKEVLAIFSKINYIDLVFYFNTFAGMYFGRINLFNMSLDITNLCIGIMISILFISIFLCTRIFKSFLTR, encoded by the coding sequence ATGATTACTTGGGAGATAAAAAAAATACTTAAGTCAAGAAATGGAATAATTGCTTTAGTATTATTCTTTATTCTTTCTGTATCTATGGTATTTATGAAGCCCCAAACAGGAGATATAAATAACTATGGAAATGAAAATTATCAGTCAGTTCAAGATGGAAATAGAAAGACAATAACAGTGCAAGAGCAATTCGAGATGAAAGTAGAACAACTAAGAGAACTTAGTAAAACTGAAGTAAAAGATGATGTTTCAAAGGATATCAAAGAGATATCCAGTAAGAAATTATCTGCAATAGAGTCTAATGAATATAAGGATGTTAAATTTTGGAAGGTATTTAATCATAGGATGTCTCATCCATTTATGATGTTTATTATGTTAGTTATTATAACAATAGTTTTTTCTAACATATATACGGATGAAGTTGTATCAAATGTTGATGATTTAATTTTATCATCAAGAAATAAAAGCAAAGCTTTGTATTCAAAACTAGCTTTGAGTATAGGAATTCCGGCGGTTCTATATATTGTACATTTAGTGACACAATTTATAATCACATATATACAATACGGAAAACCTATCAATGGAGACTTACAGGCTATAAGAATAGTAGATAATATAATTCTTCTTAAAGATGCATATACGATAAATGAATTTATACTACTTAAAATAGGTATAATTCTTATAATTTTAATGACTTTAGGAGTTGTAGCAAGCTTATTTTCTTTCATTACTAAAAACTCTATTCAATCTACGAGCGGATTTTTAATATTTGTGATTTTAGGAAAGTTAATAACTTTAGTGAAGGTGTTACCAAAAGAAGTCTTAGCAATATTCTCAAAAATTAATTATATAGACTTGGTGTTTTACTTCAACACATTTGCTGGAATGTACTTTGGAAGAATTAATTTATTTAACATGAGTTTAGATATAACGAATTTATGTATAGGTATCATGATATCTATTTTATTTATAAGCATATTTTTATGTACGAGAATATTTAAAAGTTTCTTAACAAGATAA
- a CDS encoding M28 family peptidase, whose amino-acid sequence MKKNLKGIAILLVITYLFTACNNSNTKSKTIEEVNKAYLSKVDVDYSFSFAKSLEEFKTNEKLGYRTSGSDAEIKTGNKIYEEMKKIGLEEVTRDKFNTDKWEFEKAEMMFKDKDGKEHIAVLGGYQTNFDTKGVKEYEIIYAGKGTKNDLEKLDVKDKLVLIDINQNEEWWVNYPTYQAHLKGAAAVITVQEGGYAEIDPKALNAQDICGPAYAPAFSMSKVDSQVLKDAIESGENDSVTVNFDAKSTVTLNQETYNHYGKIIGKDPDSYIILSAHYDSYFSGFQDDNAAIGLMLGVAKGLIDSGYKPEKTIIFNALAAEEWGVSNTRYDWSTGAYNQVFRVHPEWAGKAVANMNFELPAYEHTSADEIRSVYELQKYLEKFTPSVPKIDGVYKDGISVVSPLRTWSDDFSFSIAGIPALRNDFQDSEFMRTHYHSQFDNEDTYNQNALSFHQNLYGLLAIYYDRTAVVPLDFTVRLSELKNSINKDIFDKSQVSSNGLISEIDKATGFAKDINSKVNKINEEYMESLNSGDTKTAKRLYDESRSLNKELLKVFKFAQDNLVKLTWEDEPIFPHQHSQSNIENLILSIESLEKGDIKTAVDDHLYKIDNNWYGYSFDKDVYNYFTNYVLDQPSERLMWGDGRIVDHEDLYDTINSLLQKYDQTNADVSDELKSLKEALERQKQVLKTSVEQESKSVKTIGEMLSKL is encoded by the coding sequence TTGAAAAAGAATTTAAAAGGTATTGCTATTTTACTTGTCATAACATATCTTTTTACTGCATGTAATAATAGCAATACAAAGAGCAAAACTATTGAGGAAGTAAATAAAGCTTATTTATCAAAGGTAGATGTTGACTATTCTTTTAGCTTTGCAAAAAGTTTAGAGGAGTTTAAAACTAATGAAAAGCTAGGTTATAGGACATCTGGTTCAGATGCAGAAATAAAAACAGGAAATAAAATTTATGAGGAAATGAAAAAAATTGGACTAGAAGAAGTAACAAGAGATAAGTTTAACACTGATAAATGGGAATTTGAGAAAGCAGAAATGATGTTTAAAGATAAGGATGGAAAAGAGCATATTGCTGTTTTAGGAGGTTATCAAACTAATTTTGATACTAAAGGTGTTAAAGAATATGAAATTATTTATGCTGGAAAAGGTACGAAAAATGATCTTGAAAAGCTTGACGTTAAAGATAAACTAGTTTTAATAGATATAAATCAAAATGAAGAATGGTGGGTAAATTATCCTACCTATCAAGCTCACTTAAAAGGAGCAGCTGCAGTTATAACTGTGCAAGAAGGCGGATATGCTGAAATTGATCCAAAGGCACTAAACGCACAAGATATTTGTGGGCCAGCATATGCACCAGCATTTTCTATGTCTAAAGTAGATTCACAAGTACTAAAAGACGCAATAGAATCAGGTGAAAATGATTCAGTAACAGTTAATTTCGATGCTAAATCAACTGTTACTTTAAATCAAGAAACATATAATCACTATGGTAAAATTATCGGTAAGGATCCAGATTCATATATAATTTTATCAGCTCATTATGACTCTTATTTTTCAGGTTTTCAAGATGACAATGCGGCTATTGGACTTATGTTAGGGGTTGCAAAGGGTCTTATAGATAGTGGTTATAAGCCAGAAAAAACTATTATATTTAATGCGCTTGCAGCTGAAGAATGGGGAGTATCAAATACTCGTTATGACTGGTCAACTGGAGCATATAATCAAGTATTCAGAGTTCATCCAGAATGGGCGGGAAAAGCTGTTGCAAATATGAATTTTGAACTTCCAGCTTATGAGCACACTTCTGCTGATGAGATTCGATCAGTTTATGAGTTACAAAAATATCTTGAGAAGTTCACACCAAGTGTACCTAAGATAGATGGAGTTTATAAAGATGGAATATCAGTAGTTTCACCACTTAGAACATGGTCAGATGACTTTTCATTTTCTATAGCAGGTATTCCAGCACTTAGAAACGATTTTCAAGATAGTGAATTTATGAGAACTCATTATCACTCACAGTTTGATAATGAAGATACTTATAATCAAAATGCACTATCGTTCCACCAAAACCTATATGGGTTGTTAGCAATATACTATGATAGAACTGCAGTGGTTCCACTGGACTTTACTGTTAGATTAAGCGAACTGAAGAATAGTATAAATAAAGATATATTTGATAAATCTCAAGTATCTTCAAATGGACTTATCTCTGAAATAGATAAAGCAACTGGATTTGCTAAAGATATAAATAGTAAAGTGAATAAAATAAATGAAGAATATATGGAATCATTAAATAGTGGAGATACTAAAACTGCTAAAAGATTATACGATGAAAGTAGATCGTTAAACAAAGAACTTTTAAAGGTATTTAAATTTGCACAAGATAATCTAGTAAAACTTACATGGGAAGATGAGCCAATTTTTCCACATCAGCATTCACAGAGTAACATAGAGAATTTAATATTATCTATTGAATCATTAGAAAAAGGTGATATAAAGACTGCTGTTGATGATCATTTATATAAGATCGATAACAACTGGTACGGATATAGTTTTGATAAAGATGTTTATAATTACTTTACTAATTATGTTCTAGATCAACCTTCAGAAAGATTAATGTGGGGTGACGGTAGAATAGTAGATCATGAAGATTTATATGACACTATAAATTCTCTTTTACAAAAATACGATCAGACAAATGCAGATGTATCAGATGAGCTAAAGTCATTAAAGGAAGCTTTAGAAAGACAGAAACAAGTTCTTAAAACATCTGTTGAACAAGAATCTAAAAGTGTAAAAACAATTGGTGAAATGTTATCCAAACTATAG
- the prfH gene encoding peptide chain release factor H → MWVQISAGLAPIECCRFAYKFLKYVEKECKSKKIKLELIDCIEDDKKETIKSVFLKLSGEHSKEYAKSIEGSIQWICKSEFRSNNKRKNWFIEVEIFDEEDSIDIDFKDIKIETMRCSGNGGQNVNKLETGVRVTHILTGITAIAQEERSQYQNKKLAISRLIKKIEALKAENDKNLDKIRWKKHKDIQRGNAVRTFKGKDFIEIGNKHG, encoded by the coding sequence ATGTGGGTTCAGATAAGTGCAGGATTAGCACCAATAGAGTGTTGTAGATTTGCATATAAGTTTTTAAAATATGTTGAGAAAGAATGCAAATCTAAAAAAATTAAGTTAGAACTTATTGACTGTATAGAAGACGATAAAAAAGAAACTATAAAGTCTGTATTTCTAAAGTTAAGTGGAGAACATTCTAAAGAATATGCAAAGTCAATTGAAGGAAGTATACAGTGGATATGCAAAAGCGAATTTCGTTCAAATAACAAAAGAAAGAACTGGTTTATTGAAGTTGAAATATTTGATGAAGAAGATAGTATAGATATAGATTTCAAAGACATTAAAATAGAAACAATGAGATGTAGTGGGAACGGCGGACAAAATGTGAATAAACTAGAAACAGGGGTTAGGGTTACACATATACTAACAGGTATCACTGCAATAGCACAGGAAGAAAGAAGCCAATACCAAAATAAAAAACTTGCTATATCCAGATTAATTAAAAAGATTGAAGCATTAAAGGCTGAAAATGATAAAAATCTTGATAAAATTCGTTGGAAAAAGCATAAAGATATACAAAGAGGAAATGCAGTGAGAACTTTTAAAGGAAAAGATTTTATCGAAATAGGAAATAAACATGGATAG
- a CDS encoding GTP pyrophosphokinase, with translation MQEIQDIDLMQLQSFKTDLTRFMMYYKFAMDEINTKINILQQEFQYIHSYNPIEHVNSRLKTPESILKKVYRKGYECSLHSIKENIRDIAGIRIICSFISDIYEISNMLQKQNDIKLIECKDYIKNPKPNGYKSLHLILEIPIFMSDRVENICVEVQIRTIAMDFWASLEHKIYYKYDKEIPEKMLIELKGAADSVAELDQKMENIHKEMKQIKEDDDFISNTQELLINNEKFHIPYELFARSLSKIE, from the coding sequence ATGCAAGAGATTCAAGATATAGATCTTATGCAACTACAATCATTTAAAACAGACTTGACTAGATTTATGATGTATTATAAATTTGCAATGGATGAAATTAATACAAAGATTAATATTTTACAACAAGAATTTCAGTATATTCATAGCTATAATCCTATTGAACATGTAAACTCGCGACTTAAGACACCAGAAAGTATTTTAAAAAAAGTTTATAGAAAAGGATATGAGTGTTCATTACATTCTATAAAAGAAAACATTCGAGATATAGCTGGAATTAGAATTATTTGTTCATTCATTTCTGATATTTATGAAATAAGTAATATGCTACAAAAACAAAATGATATAAAATTAATAGAATGCAAGGATTATATAAAAAATCCTAAGCCTAATGGATATAAAAGCTTACACCTAATATTAGAAATTCCTATTTTTATGTCTGATAGAGTAGAGAATATTTGTGTTGAAGTTCAAATTCGTACTATTGCTATGGATTTCTGGGCAAGCTTAGAGCATAAAATTTATTATAAGTATGATAAAGAGATTCCTGAAAAAATGCTAATAGAACTTAAGGGAGCAGCAGACTCAGTAGCAGAGTTAGATCAAAAAATGGAGAACATCCATAAGGAAATGAAGCAAATTAAGGAAGACGATGACTTTATTAGTAACACTCAGGAGCTTCTGATTAATAATGAAAAATTTCATATTCCTTATGAACTTTTCGCACGTAGTTTAAGTAAAATAGAGTGA
- a CDS encoding CDP-alcohol phosphatidyltransferase family protein — protein sequence MKYIPNLISFLRIILSFLMISSLKKPFFLITLLFLGGISDVADGYIARSFNVKSKLGAKLDSLADFFFFSVSLFVLLYKMKVKLDNYIFIWIIIIAAIKVFNLLLTLFKFKQLGSLHTIGNKLSGLALFIIIATSIALNNIHYILMIITGVLATLSSLEESILLLTMKKYSVNVKSILSVTDKYL from the coding sequence ATGAAATATATACCTAATTTAATTTCTTTTTTAAGAATCATTTTGTCATTTCTCATGATCTCTTCATTAAAAAAACCATTTTTTTTAATAACATTACTGTTTCTAGGTGGAATTAGTGATGTAGCAGATGGATATATAGCACGATCTTTTAATGTGAAGTCTAAACTAGGAGCAAAACTTGATAGCTTAGCTGATTTTTTCTTCTTCAGTGTTAGTCTATTCGTATTGTTATATAAAATGAAAGTAAAATTAGATAATTATATTTTTATATGGATAATTATAATTGCAGCAATTAAAGTATTTAATCTACTTTTGACTTTGTTTAAATTTAAGCAGTTAGGAAGCTTACATACCATTGGAAATAAACTTTCAGGTCTTGCTCTCTTTATAATTATAGCCACCAGTATTGCTCTTAACAATATTCATTATATACTCATGATAATAACTGGAGTTCTTGCTACTCTATCCTCTTTAGAGGAAAGCATATTATTATTAACTATGAAAAAGTATAGTGTGAACGTAAAGAGTATTTTGTCAGTAACAGATAAGTACCTTTAG
- a CDS encoding ABC transporter ATP-binding protein codes for MNKLEIKSLTKSYGNKNANKNITLTLENGVYGLLGPNGAGKTTLMKQIATLNKPTSGEIIYNDKNIYNIEDQYRGVIGYLPQEFGVYKNFSAKKFLQYVAALKGIDKRDADKKIDELLKLVGLYDVRNKAVGKFSGGMKRRVGIAQALLNDPQIIILDEPTAGLDPQERTRFRNLLSEISKDKIIILSTHIISDIESIAKETIMIKNGEVIMQGSHREILSDMNGKVYRIRTNDESQLSEIQRKYKVVNLQRGIDFTELRVVSDKAVPYANAEIIEPKFEDVYMFYFDLENTREV; via the coding sequence ATGAATAAACTTGAAATAAAAAGCTTGACTAAAAGCTATGGAAATAAAAATGCAAATAAAAACATAACTCTTACATTAGAAAATGGTGTATATGGACTTTTAGGTCCTAATGGGGCTGGAAAAACAACATTAATGAAGCAAATAGCCACACTAAATAAGCCTACTAGTGGAGAGATAATTTATAATGATAAAAATATTTATAATATAGAGGATCAATATAGAGGGGTTATAGGATATTTACCACAAGAGTTTGGAGTTTATAAGAACTTCTCGGCTAAAAAATTCTTACAGTACGTAGCAGCATTAAAAGGTATAGATAAAAGAGATGCAGATAAAAAGATAGATGAATTGCTAAAATTAGTTGGTTTATACGATGTAAGAAATAAAGCTGTTGGAAAATTTTCAGGAGGAATGAAAAGAAGAGTAGGAATAGCCCAAGCATTATTGAATGATCCCCAAATTATAATATTGGACGAACCAACTGCAGGGCTAGATCCTCAGGAGAGAACAAGATTTAGAAATCTACTATCAGAGATATCTAAAGATAAAATAATAATACTTTCAACTCATATAATTTCTGACATAGAGTCTATAGCTAAAGAAACTATTATGATAAAAAATGGTGAAGTAATTATGCAAGGGAGCCATAGAGAAATTCTTTCTGACATGAATGGAAAGGTATATAGAATAAGAACTAATGATGAAAGTCAATTGTCAGAAATACAACGTAAATATAAAGTTGTAAATCTTCAAAGAGGAATAGACTTTACCGAACTTAGAGTTGTAAGTGATAAAGCTGTACCATATGCAAATGCAGAGATTATAGAGCCTAAATTTGAAGATGTTTATATGTTTTACTTCGACTTAGAAAATACAAGGGAGGTATAA